The following coding sequences lie in one Fimbriiglobus ruber genomic window:
- a CDS encoding Gfo/Idh/MocA family protein, with translation MTPVRTALVGCGKVGQIHATALAATPEAALVAVCDTDPARAGAFAARTGAKAYTDIGAMLRESGAEAVVIGTPHPLHAGAAVQAAKAGVHVLVEKPMAATLADCDAMLAAAAKTGVSLGVISQRRWYEPVRRVKAAVDAGKIGRPALGVFQMYSWRDPAYYQSDPWRGKWDSEGGGVLVNQSPHQLDLLLWLMGPAAEVSGYWANVNHPGVEVDDTAVATIRFRNGGLGAIVTSVAQKPGIYTKVHIHGTSGASVGVETDSGATFIAGVSGIAAPPVIDLWTIAGEEHLLPEFQAADRSAFTGVDGTIYYHALQIQDFMRAIREARPPLVTGQDGRAVVELFTAIYQSQRERSPIVLPL, from the coding sequence GTGACCCCCGTGCGAACCGCCCTCGTCGGATGCGGCAAAGTCGGTCAGATTCACGCGACGGCCCTGGCCGCGACGCCCGAAGCCGCGCTGGTCGCCGTCTGCGACACGGACCCCGCGCGGGCCGGGGCGTTCGCCGCGCGAACCGGCGCGAAGGCGTACACGGACATCGGCGCGATGCTCCGCGAGAGCGGGGCGGAAGCGGTCGTGATCGGCACCCCGCACCCACTTCACGCGGGTGCCGCCGTTCAGGCCGCCAAGGCGGGCGTACACGTCCTGGTCGAAAAGCCGATGGCCGCCACACTAGCGGACTGCGACGCGATGCTCGCGGCGGCCGCCAAAACGGGTGTATCCCTGGGCGTCATCAGCCAGCGTCGGTGGTACGAGCCGGTCCGCCGGGTCAAGGCCGCGGTCGACGCGGGGAAGATCGGCCGGCCAGCCCTAGGCGTGTTCCAGATGTATAGCTGGCGCGACCCGGCCTACTACCAATCTGATCCCTGGCGCGGCAAATGGGACTCCGAGGGCGGCGGCGTTTTAGTCAACCAGTCGCCGCACCAGTTGGACTTGTTGTTGTGGCTGATGGGTCCGGCGGCCGAAGTGAGCGGGTACTGGGCGAACGTCAACCACCCCGGCGTCGAGGTGGACGATACGGCCGTCGCGACGATCCGATTCCGCAACGGCGGCCTGGGGGCGATCGTGACGAGTGTGGCCCAGAAGCCCGGGATTTATACCAAGGTTCACATCCACGGCACGAGCGGCGCCTCGGTCGGCGTCGAGACGGACAGCGGGGCGACGTTCATCGCTGGCGTGTCCGGCATCGCGGCCCCGCCCGTCATCGATTTGTGGACCATAGCGGGTGAAGAACATCTTCTACCCGAATTCCAGGCCGCGGACCGCTCCGCGTTTACTGGGGTCGACGGCACGATCTATTATCACGCCTTGCAGATTCAGGATTTTATGCGCGCCATCCGCGAAGCCAGACCGCCGCTCGTGACGGGTCAAGATGGACGCGCGGTGGTCGAGTTGTTTACCGCGATCTACCAGTCGCAGCGCGAGCGGTCGCCCATTGTGCTTCCCTTGTAG
- a CDS encoding sugar phosphate isomerase/epimerase family protein, with the protein MPLKLSAFPKCYLDKIAGERSMTVFEWIEMAKGLDCDGLEMYDGFFETLDPGYLDKVGDAIRSAGFAMPMLCCSPDFTHPDASARARAVDREIDMVRVTRRLGGPGAVCRVLSGQRHPQVSREQGLVWAVEGIERVLPVARECGVVLGLENHYKDGFWQYPEFAQKKDVFLDLVNAISDRTHFGVQYDPSNALVAGDDPVDLLKCVADRVVSMHASDRYLAPGATLDDLRQTDGTLGYSPNLKHGVTGRGLNDYDAIFSTLAAHNYRGWVSIEDGMNGMEEMAESLAFLRRMVAKYFPEA; encoded by the coding sequence ATGCCATTAAAACTCTCCGCATTCCCGAAGTGCTACCTCGACAAGATCGCGGGCGAGCGGTCGATGACCGTGTTCGAGTGGATCGAGATGGCCAAAGGGCTCGATTGCGACGGCCTGGAGATGTACGACGGCTTCTTCGAGACTCTCGACCCCGGCTATCTCGACAAGGTCGGCGACGCGATCCGGTCGGCCGGGTTCGCCATGCCGATGCTCTGCTGCTCCCCAGACTTCACCCACCCGGATGCGTCCGCTCGGGCGCGAGCGGTCGACCGGGAGATCGATATGGTCCGCGTCACCCGTCGGCTCGGCGGACCGGGCGCGGTGTGTCGAGTTTTGAGCGGCCAGCGACACCCGCAGGTGAGCCGCGAGCAAGGGCTGGTGTGGGCGGTCGAGGGCATCGAGCGCGTGCTGCCGGTCGCCCGCGAATGCGGCGTCGTCCTCGGTCTGGAGAATCACTACAAGGACGGCTTCTGGCAGTACCCCGAGTTCGCCCAGAAGAAGGACGTGTTCCTCGACCTCGTAAACGCGATCTCGGACCGTACCCACTTCGGTGTCCAGTATGATCCCTCGAACGCGCTGGTCGCGGGGGACGACCCGGTCGACTTGTTGAAGTGCGTGGCCGATCGGGTCGTGAGCATGCACGCGAGCGACCGGTATCTCGCCCCCGGAGCGACCCTCGACGACCTCCGGCAAACCGACGGCACACTCGGCTACTCACCCAACCTCAAGCACGGCGTCACCGGCCGCGGGTTGAACGACTACGACGCGATCTTCAGCACCCTGGCCGCCCACAACTACCGCGGCTGGGTGAGCATCGAAGACGGCATGAACGGCATGGAAGAAATGGCCGAGTCGCTGGCGTTCCTGCGGCGAATGGTGGCGAAATACTTCCCGGAGGCATGA
- a CDS encoding aspartyl protease family protein, producing the protein MPSFRIPISWAIRDPDPNGPIRRYLRAAVTADIADRRGGYVRSDNLIVDTGAGTTTVSEAWARAHEIAVGTTTFSITMRTAAGLLPSTVRSGELRLRFPQLPDHVFRLYCVFSENIPPTSPLLLGLYDVLDVFRVTFDGRPQPDAVMGAMSFETV; encoded by the coding sequence ATGCCCTCCTTCCGGATTCCCATTTCATGGGCGATTCGAGACCCGGACCCGAACGGACCGATTCGCCGGTATCTCCGCGCGGCCGTCACGGCCGACATCGCGGATCGACGAGGCGGCTACGTCCGCTCCGATAACCTGATAGTCGACACCGGTGCGGGCACAACGACTGTCAGCGAAGCTTGGGCGCGGGCACACGAAATCGCGGTCGGAACGACGACCTTCTCGATTACCATGCGCACCGCGGCCGGCCTTCTTCCATCCACCGTTCGCAGCGGCGAACTCCGACTTCGCTTCCCACAACTGCCCGACCACGTTTTTCGATTGTACTGCGTCTTCTCCGAGAACATTCCCCCGACCTCGCCACTTCTATTGGGCCTGTATGACGTACTGGACGTGTTTCGGGTTACCTTTGACGGCCGCCCCCAGCCGGACGCGGTGATGGGAGCGATGTCGTTCGAGACGGTCTGA
- a CDS encoding adenylate/guanylate cyclase domain-containing protein has translation MNTLAPAHESAPPADELPRRAWAAYFRHELTDPVVALAEYTRDLAARSAEAGHAETAQTAARVRERAEQLLATVHQLSAAGPTPVDAADEREYRRTVRHDLRAAAAFVVSACEDMAEGSPPDVATVLVPVLSRSLTTARHVIDLIESVVRYGRTPEAAPPDGPAHAMLARLPAVIAGDIPTPHGLILVVDDNEYGRDLIVKALSHQGHTVEVACDGYEAQKRLSLTDRPVPDLILLDVMMPGLTGPELLRWLKADDRLWHVPVIMVSALGEDDSVLACIAAGAEDYLTRPVKSGLLRARIAGCLEKKRLRDREIEYQTRIAGLVRAIFPPAAVTEWEQTGTIRTRLHERVGVLFLDVVGFTALCEKHQDEPEEVIRSLQTQVEMYEDTARRHGVQKIKTIGDAFMGAVGLQPTVANPALTLLRCALDLIADTACHPAGWRVRVGIHVGPVVTGILGKTQFSYDIWGHTVNAAERVEATGRAGVVSLTDEAWQMLDGVAEGESRQIVARGIGVMTVWDFIAWRGGRPPE, from the coding sequence TTGAACACTCTCGCGCCAGCGCACGAGTCCGCCCCCCCCGCCGACGAACTCCCCCGCCGGGCCTGGGCGGCGTACTTTCGCCACGAGCTGACGGACCCGGTCGTCGCGCTCGCGGAGTACACTCGCGATTTGGCGGCCCGTAGTGCCGAGGCGGGACACGCGGAGACGGCCCAGACCGCCGCCCGCGTCCGCGAGCGGGCCGAACAACTCCTCGCCACCGTTCACCAACTCAGCGCGGCCGGTCCGACTCCGGTCGACGCCGCCGACGAACGCGAATACCGGCGGACGGTCCGCCACGACCTCCGGGCGGCGGCCGCGTTCGTCGTGTCGGCCTGCGAGGACATGGCCGAGGGCTCACCGCCGGACGTCGCCACGGTTCTGGTCCCCGTTCTGTCGCGCTCGCTGACGACCGCCCGACACGTGATCGACCTGATCGAATCGGTCGTGCGCTACGGCCGGACTCCCGAGGCCGCCCCCCCGGACGGTCCCGCCCACGCGATGCTCGCGCGGTTGCCCGCGGTCATCGCGGGCGACATCCCCACGCCTCACGGCCTCATCCTGGTCGTGGACGACAACGAATACGGCCGCGACCTGATCGTCAAAGCGCTCAGCCACCAGGGGCACACCGTCGAGGTCGCGTGCGACGGCTACGAAGCCCAAAAACGGCTGTCATTGACGGATCGACCGGTCCCCGACCTGATCCTGCTCGACGTAATGATGCCGGGGCTGACCGGCCCGGAACTCCTCCGGTGGCTGAAGGCCGACGACCGACTCTGGCACGTCCCCGTTATCATGGTTTCGGCCCTCGGGGAAGACGACAGCGTTCTCGCGTGCATCGCGGCCGGGGCCGAGGATTACCTGACCCGCCCGGTCAAATCCGGGCTCCTCCGCGCCCGGATCGCGGGCTGCCTGGAAAAGAAGCGCCTCCGGGACCGCGAAATCGAATACCAGACGCGGATCGCCGGTCTGGTCCGGGCGATCTTCCCGCCCGCGGCCGTCACCGAATGGGAACAGACCGGAACCATCCGCACCCGCCTGCACGAGCGCGTCGGCGTCCTGTTCCTCGACGTAGTCGGCTTCACCGCCCTCTGTGAAAAGCACCAGGACGAACCCGAAGAGGTGATCCGGTCGCTCCAGACTCAGGTCGAAATGTACGAGGATACCGCCCGCCGGCACGGGGTCCAGAAGATCAAGACGATCGGCGACGCGTTCATGGGCGCCGTCGGCCTGCAGCCCACGGTCGCCAACCCCGCTCTCACCCTCCTCCGCTGTGCATTGGACCTGATCGCGGACACCGCCTGTCACCCGGCCGGGTGGCGGGTTCGGGTCGGCATCCACGTCGGGCCGGTGGTTACGGGCATACTCGGGAAAACGCAGTTCTCATACGACATTTGGGGGCACACGGTGAACGCGGCCGAGCGCGTGGAAGCCACCGGGCGGGCCGGCGTCGTGTCGTTGACCGATGAGGCGTGGCAAATGCTCGACGGCGTCGCCGAGGGCGAGTCGCGCCAGATCGTCGCCCGGGGAATTGGCGTCATGACGGTTTGGGATTTCATCGCCTGGCGCGGCGGCAGGCCGCCGGAATAG
- the serS gene encoding serine--tRNA ligase has protein sequence MLDAAFIRDNVEAVKQNCVNRAVKNAEVDRVVQLDAERKQIQRQYDSLKQEQNQISDQIKGAGKDKELRDSLVAKSRGMKEQLTGLEGQVKKLEDDLRAALHTIPNMTHPAAPVGTTAEDNKVVAVHGTLPTFDFKPKDHVDLFTALDLADMEAGAKVAGQKFYFLKNEGALLELALVQYAVSTLVKEGFTPVITPDLAKTSVMEGTGYMPRDSNPDTRQFYTIADTDLCLIATAEITIGGMHMDEILDEENLPRKYAGLSHCFRTEAGAAGRDTRGLYRVHQFTKVEMFAFCTPEQSDAIHEEIRAIEEKIFQGLGLPYHVIDTCTGDLGGPAYRKYDLEAWMPGRGTKGEYGEVTSTSNCTDYQARRLNIRYRQKEKKGTRFVHTLNGTAVACTRALVAILENYQQADGSVVVPEALRPWVGKDVIVPRVKK, from the coding sequence ATGCTGGACGCCGCGTTCATCCGCGACAATGTTGAGGCCGTCAAACAGAACTGCGTGAACCGCGCGGTTAAGAACGCCGAGGTGGACCGCGTCGTCCAACTCGATGCGGAGCGGAAGCAAATCCAGCGGCAATACGACTCGTTGAAGCAAGAACAAAATCAGATCTCCGACCAGATCAAAGGGGCCGGAAAAGACAAAGAACTTCGTGACTCACTCGTGGCGAAAAGTCGCGGGATGAAAGAGCAGCTCACGGGCCTGGAAGGTCAGGTCAAGAAGCTCGAAGACGACCTCCGCGCGGCCCTCCACACCATTCCGAACATGACCCACCCGGCGGCCCCGGTGGGGACGACGGCCGAAGATAATAAGGTCGTTGCCGTTCACGGCACCCTACCCACGTTCGACTTCAAGCCCAAAGACCACGTCGATCTTTTCACCGCACTCGATCTGGCCGACATGGAGGCCGGGGCGAAAGTGGCCGGTCAGAAGTTCTACTTCCTCAAGAACGAAGGCGCCCTGCTCGAACTGGCTCTCGTACAGTACGCGGTCAGCACACTCGTGAAAGAAGGATTCACGCCGGTCATCACTCCCGACCTGGCGAAAACGTCGGTCATGGAAGGGACCGGTTACATGCCGCGGGACTCGAACCCCGACACGCGGCAGTTCTACACCATCGCCGACACCGACCTCTGCCTGATCGCGACCGCCGAGATCACCATCGGCGGCATGCACATGGACGAGATCCTGGACGAAGAGAACCTGCCGCGGAAGTACGCCGGGCTTTCGCATTGCTTCCGCACCGAAGCCGGGGCGGCGGGCCGCGACACCCGCGGGCTTTATCGCGTCCACCAGTTCACGAAGGTGGAGATGTTCGCCTTCTGCACGCCCGAACAGAGCGACGCGATTCACGAAGAGATTCGTGCGATCGAGGAGAAAATCTTCCAGGGGCTCGGCCTGCCCTACCACGTCATCGACACCTGCACCGGCGACCTCGGCGGCCCGGCGTACCGCAAATACGACCTGGAGGCGTGGATGCCGGGTCGCGGCACGAAGGGCGAATATGGCGAAGTGACCAGCACGTCAAACTGCACCGACTATCAAGCCCGGCGATTGAATATTCGCTACCGTCAGAAAGAGAAAAAGGGCACGCGGTTCGTTCACACTCTCAACGGCACCGCTGTCGCCTGTACCCGGGCGCTCGTCGCGATCCTGGAGAACTACCAGCAGGCAGACGGGAGCGTCGTCGTTCCGGAAGCGCTCCGACCCTGGGTCGGCAAAGACGTGATTGTTCCGCGAGTAAAGAAGTAG
- the hemL gene encoding glutamate-1-semialdehyde 2,1-aminomutase: MSSQSRPLSAAAFEKARGLIPGGVNSPARAFGAVGGNPIFVARASGPYLYDLDGNRYLDFIQSWGPMILGHAHPAVVEAAISAVRDGSSYGAPCERETELAELVTAAIPSVEMVRFVSSGTEAAMSAIRLARGYTGRDLVIKFAGCYHGHVDSLLVAAGSSALTLGVPNSPGVPVGCTRDTLVLQYNDVAGLAEVFAAKGDQIAGVILEPVVGNMGLIEPTAEFRKELRRLTRHHGALLIYDEVMTGFRLAFGGAQALYRDTPDITVLGKIIGGGYPVGAYGGRADVMKKILPAGPVFQAGTLSGNPVAMAAGVATLTELKRNPPYARLEQMGADLVNGLKQAATAAGVPHQVNRVGSMWTFFFTGQPVTDFASAMTSDKARFAKFFWAMMDRGFYLPCSQFEAAFLCTAMTDEHMNQTVAAAREAMKEVV, encoded by the coding sequence ATGTCCTCTCAGTCTCGTCCCTTGTCGGCGGCGGCGTTCGAGAAAGCCCGCGGGTTGATCCCCGGCGGCGTGAATAGCCCCGCGCGGGCGTTCGGCGCCGTCGGCGGCAACCCGATCTTCGTCGCCCGCGCGAGCGGCCCTTACCTCTACGACCTCGACGGCAACCGCTACCTCGATTTCATCCAGTCGTGGGGGCCGATGATCCTGGGCCACGCCCACCCGGCCGTCGTCGAGGCGGCCATCTCCGCCGTGCGGGACGGGTCGAGTTACGGTGCCCCCTGTGAGCGGGAAACGGAGCTGGCGGAACTCGTCACCGCCGCCATTCCGTCGGTCGAGATGGTCCGCTTCGTGTCGAGTGGGACCGAGGCTGCCATGAGCGCGATCCGCCTCGCCCGCGGCTATACCGGCCGCGATCTCGTCATCAAGTTCGCCGGTTGCTACCACGGCCACGTCGACTCGCTGCTCGTGGCCGCCGGATCGAGCGCGTTGACTCTCGGCGTGCCGAACAGTCCCGGCGTGCCGGTCGGGTGTACGCGGGACACCCTGGTGTTGCAGTACAACGACGTGGCCGGTCTTGCGGAAGTCTTCGCGGCCAAGGGCGACCAGATCGCGGGTGTGATCCTCGAACCCGTCGTCGGGAACATGGGGCTCATCGAGCCGACGGCGGAGTTCCGCAAAGAACTCCGCCGCCTCACCCGGCACCACGGCGCGCTGCTCATTTACGACGAAGTGATGACCGGCTTCCGGCTCGCATTCGGCGGCGCTCAGGCGTTGTACCGCGACACGCCGGACATCACCGTCCTCGGCAAGATCATCGGCGGCGGCTATCCGGTTGGGGCATATGGTGGCCGGGCGGACGTGATGAAGAAAATCCTGCCCGCCGGGCCGGTATTTCAAGCCGGAACACTTTCGGGCAACCCCGTCGCGATGGCCGCGGGCGTCGCCACGCTCACCGAACTGAAACGCAACCCGCCGTACGCGCGACTGGAACAGATGGGCGCGGACCTTGTCAACGGGCTTAAACAAGCGGCCACGGCGGCCGGCGTCCCGCATCAGGTCAACCGCGTCGGCAGCATGTGGACGTTCTTCTTTACCGGCCAGCCCGTCACCGACTTCGCCAGTGCGATGACGAGCGACAAAGCCCGCTTCGCGAAGTTCTTCTGGGCGATGATGGACCGCGGTTTCTATCTACCCTGCAGCCAGTTTGAAGCGGCATTCCTGTGTACAGCGATGACCGACGAGCATATGAATCAGACCGTGGCAGCGGCGCGAGAAGCGATGAAGGAAGTTGTGTAA
- a CDS encoding serine/threonine protein kinase, translating into MDIGLKIGPFEIEKELGSGAMGTVYRASFHKEDSTVIPVALKVVSYGLLGNESAMARFDREATILKQLKHPNIVRLFATGRYKKTPFIAMEYVEGESLDRVIARRGSSDRAGGRLGWEEVVQYGKQLCRALQHAHDKGIIHRDLKPSNLMVTRDGVLKLTDFGIAKDTDVTALTNANSTIGTASYMSPEQCKGDRNLSNKSDLYSLGIVFYELLTGIKPFTAETTVDMFMKHVAEEPVRPSKALDDRGRPIVPDLPIWLDNLVMHLMEKDKKNRPLDATKVEESLKEIEEKVQSQQSVGAEVANSRRKDRPLRIGSVNEDDLDAARSLRDATASASGKRRKKKKKDQAPPRRLWLKGLGLALGLVVIAGVITYAIWPESSDAAFAKVESAATSEGKYEAAAAFMGAFGKRESDPKVAQQLAQARTIYRDEQTRKAERVLANKFGSKFQGSGIFPEEPYKLAMQAMEAEKAGTLKKAAELWAATREGCAGADLSKLPDEGETNKAVLGWVAEKRIKELTTDVEAAFRKVTDQIAKERIYETPRTYDTKNPEGDVVRGILFEEYLDPAKARAVWDSLAAKTEREADQRMWYLIATRQAAQLGVAKGGEDDVKAARVKRLEALITKMEADSTAARADANAAVVRRSLRNQCRDIISLYDDEQTDAIKAVVDRAKKLLESLPK; encoded by the coding sequence ATGGATATCGGTCTCAAGATCGGCCCGTTCGAAATCGAGAAGGAACTCGGCAGTGGGGCGATGGGCACCGTTTACCGGGCGTCATTTCATAAAGAAGATTCGACCGTCATCCCCGTGGCCCTAAAAGTCGTGTCCTACGGGTTGCTTGGCAACGAAAGCGCGATGGCCCGGTTCGATCGGGAAGCCACCATCCTCAAACAGCTCAAGCATCCGAACATCGTCCGGCTGTTCGCGACCGGGCGGTACAAGAAGACGCCGTTCATCGCGATGGAATACGTCGAAGGGGAATCGCTCGACCGCGTCATCGCCCGACGGGGATCGTCCGACCGCGCCGGCGGGCGGCTCGGGTGGGAAGAAGTCGTCCAGTACGGGAAGCAGCTCTGCCGGGCCCTGCAACACGCGCACGATAAAGGGATCATCCACCGCGACCTGAAGCCCTCGAACCTGATGGTGACCCGCGACGGCGTCCTCAAACTGACCGACTTCGGCATCGCCAAGGACACGGACGTGACCGCGCTGACCAACGCGAACAGCACCATCGGGACCGCTTCTTACATGTCCCCGGAGCAGTGCAAGGGTGACCGCAATCTGAGCAACAAGTCGGACCTGTATTCGCTCGGCATCGTTTTCTACGAACTACTGACTGGGATCAAACCGTTCACGGCCGAAACCACCGTCGACATGTTCATGAAACACGTCGCCGAGGAGCCCGTGCGGCCGAGCAAGGCGCTCGACGACCGCGGCCGCCCGATCGTACCCGACCTGCCGATCTGGTTGGACAACCTCGTCATGCATTTGATGGAAAAGGACAAGAAGAACCGCCCGCTCGACGCGACGAAGGTCGAAGAAAGTTTGAAGGAAATCGAAGAAAAGGTCCAGTCCCAGCAGAGCGTCGGGGCGGAGGTGGCGAACTCCCGGCGGAAGGACCGCCCGCTCCGCATCGGGTCCGTGAACGAAGACGACCTCGACGCCGCCCGCTCCCTCCGCGACGCGACTGCGAGTGCTTCCGGTAAGCGCCGGAAAAAGAAAAAGAAGGACCAGGCTCCGCCCCGGCGACTCTGGTTGAAAGGTCTCGGGCTGGCGCTAGGTCTCGTTGTGATCGCCGGGGTGATCACTTATGCGATCTGGCCCGAGAGTTCGGACGCGGCGTTCGCAAAGGTCGAATCCGCGGCCACATCCGAAGGCAAATACGAGGCGGCCGCCGCGTTCATGGGCGCGTTCGGAAAGCGGGAGAGCGACCCCAAGGTGGCCCAGCAGCTGGCGCAAGCACGCACCATTTACCGCGACGAGCAGACCCGCAAAGCCGAGCGGGTTCTGGCCAACAAATTCGGCAGCAAATTCCAGGGCTCGGGGATCTTCCCGGAGGAGCCGTACAAGCTCGCGATGCAGGCAATGGAAGCGGAGAAAGCCGGGACGCTGAAGAAGGCGGCCGAGCTATGGGCGGCCACACGCGAGGGCTGCGCCGGGGCGGACTTGTCGAAACTCCCGGACGAGGGCGAAACCAACAAGGCAGTTCTGGGCTGGGTCGCCGAGAAGCGCATCAAGGAGCTGACCACGGATGTCGAGGCGGCATTCCGCAAGGTAACGGACCAGATTGCCAAAGAGCGGATTTATGAGACGCCGCGAACCTACGACACGAAAAACCCCGAGGGAGATGTCGTCCGAGGGATCTTGTTTGAAGAATACCTCGACCCGGCGAAAGCCCGGGCGGTCTGGGACTCGCTCGCCGCGAAAACCGAGCGGGAGGCCGATCAACGCATGTGGTATCTGATTGCGACCCGTCAGGCCGCTCAACTCGGCGTCGCGAAAGGCGGAGAGGATGATGTCAAAGCCGCCCGGGTCAAGCGGTTGGAAGCACTGATCACAAAGATGGAAGCAGATAGCACGGCCGCCCGCGCCGACGCGAACGCGGCTGTCGTCCGCCGGAGCCTCCGCAACCAGTGCCGGGACATCATTTCGCTCTACGACGACGAACAAACCGACGCGATTAAAGCCGTCGTCGATCGGGCGAAGAAACTGCTGGAATCGTTGCCCAAGTAG